In Clarias gariepinus isolate MV-2021 ecotype Netherlands chromosome 1, CGAR_prim_01v2, whole genome shotgun sequence, one DNA window encodes the following:
- the LOC128526229 gene encoding butyrophilin subfamily 1 member A1-like yields MLICFSGIMFLCVTFLILYSFLESQSESLKVVGPEAPLVAVAGDDLLLPCFIKPNNSAVDMRVEWFKLDAVNSLVHLYENHEDRNEKQAQSYKGRTSLFKEELQRGDASLKLSALQVTDEGEYKCFIEDKSGFDDTTVQIIVEVKGSHPVIMMESYDNSGGINLVCESRGWNPSPDVQWLDREGAPLTAEETQIHRETEGFSVKRRITVYDYSDSNRFYCRFQQTHHMIEAEVIINGKVFDAWKWIVVISFSACLFTVGWIVTAVIFRKKVLQRRMMEHELAEMKTFEDPQRKRVEDELARKKQYSVDVTLDPDTAHPNLKVSEDGKQVTCGNTPQDLPDKPQRFDYGPFVLTKQSFSSRRFYYEVQVSGKTEWTLGVVRESINRKETITLNPQNGVWTIELRNENEYWANADSDVLLTLMDKVEKVGVFVDYMKGQVSFYDVKARSHIFSFTAQSFNEKLYPLFSPREEDNNLAPLIITAGNE; encoded by the exons ATGCTAATCTGTTTTTCAGGgattatgtttttgtgtgtgacttttctgaTTCTTTACAGTTTTTTGGAATCACAATCAG AGAGTTTAAAGGTGGTTGGTCCCGAAGCTCCTCTTGTTGCTGTAGCTGGTGATGATCTACTTCTGCCCTGTTTTATTAAACCCAACAACAGCGCTGTGGACATGAGAGTGGAGTGGTTTAAACTAGATGCAGTGAACTCATTAGTGCATCTCTATGAGAATCATGaagacagaaatgaaaagcaagcTCAGTCCTACAAAGGAAGAACATCACTGTTCAAAGAGGAGCTCCAGAGAGGCGATGCTTCACTCAAACTCTCAGCGCTTCAAGTCACTGATGAAGGAGAATACAAGTGTTTTATTGAGGACAAATCCGGGTTTGATGACACCACTGTTCAAATCATTGTCGAGG TTAAGGGAAGCCACCCAGTGATCATGATGGAGAGTTATGATAACTCAGGAGGGATTAATCTAGTGTGTGAGTCCAGAGGCTGGAACCCTTCACCTGATGTTCAGTGGTTGGACAGAGAAGGAGCTCCTCTAACTGCTGAAGAGACACAgatacacagagagactgaaggCTTCAGTGTGAAACGCCGCATCACTGTTTATGATTATAGTGACTCCAACAGATTTTACTGCAGGTTTCAACAAACTCATCACATGATTGAGGCAGAGGTTATTATTAATG GTAAAGTCTTTGATGCTTGGAAGTGGATTGTCGTGATTTCattttctgcatgtctttttacTGTTGGATGGATAGTAACTGCAGTCATTTTTCGCAAGAAag TGCTGCAGCGACGGATGATGGAACATG AGTTAGCAGAGATGAAGACTTTTGAAG aCCCACAGAGAAAGAGGGTGGAAGACG AATTAGCAAGAAAGAAGCAGTATTCAG TGGATGTGACTCTGGATCCTGATACGGCTCATCCTAATCTCAAAGTGTCTGAGGATGGAAAACAAGTGACATGTGGAAACACACCTCAGGATCTCCCTGATAAACCGCAGAGATTTGACTATGGTCCCTTTGTTCTGACAAAGCAGAGTTTCTCTTCAAGGAGATTTTATTATGAGGTGCAGGTCAGTGGGAAAACTGAGTGGACATTAGGAGTCGTGAGAGAGAGCATTAACAGGAAGGAGACGATTACACTGAATCCTCAGAATGGGGTCTGGACTATTGAACTGAGGAATGAGAATGAGTATTGGGCTAATGCTGATTCTGATGTGCTTCTTACACTAATGGACAAGGTGGAGAAGGTGGGGGTGTTTGTGGATTATATGAAGGGTCAGGTCTCCTTTTATGATGTGAAAGCCAGATCTCATATTTTCTCCTTCACTGCTCAGTCTTTCAATGAGAAACTCTATCCACTCTTCAGTCCTCGTGAAGAGGATAATAATTTAGCACCGCTGATCATCACTGCTGGTAACGAATAA